A single region of the Cereibacter sphaeroides 2.4.1 genome encodes:
- a CDS encoding ATP-dependent helicase, whose amino-acid sequence MSQIDESEAFEAAVPLSQRAMAARPRPYIDELNPAQRAAVLALDGPVLMLAGAGTGKTKALTARIVHLLDSGKARPNEILAVTFTNKAAREMKDRVARLLGQVEGMPWMGTFHAISVKILRRHAELVGLKSNFTILDTDDQLRLLKQLIVAANIDEKRWPARMLAGLIDHWKNRAWTPAKVPASEASAYNNRGTELYDQYQQRLRELNATDFGDLLLHVLTIFQSHPDVLEQYRRWLRYILVDEYQDTNVAQYMWLRLLAQTHRNICCVGDDDQSIYGWRGAEVGNILRFEKDFPGAQVIRLEQNYRSTPHILAAASGIIAANAGRLGKTLWTERQEGEKVRLIGHWDGEEEARWIGDEVESFQRGRGGLGPFRLDDMAILVRASHQMRAFEDRFLTIGLPYRVIGGPRFYERLEIRDAMAYFRLAVSPDDDLAFERVVNQPKRGLGDKAQQEIQREARAHGTSLLEGARSLLARGGIGGKGAGQLRAFVDGMDRWHGTTLDRDHDHIRLAEQILDESGYTAMWQADKTPEAPGRLENLKELVKALEQFENLQGFLEHVALIMENETEESVDKVTIMTLHAAKGLEFPVVFLPGWEDGLFPSQRAMDETGLKGLEEERRLAYVGITRAEQLCTISFAANRRVYGQWQSQLPSRFIDELPSAHVEVLTPPGLYGGGYGAAGMASSLEAQALRADVYDSPGWKRMQTRAGGRPMAQPRESRHVTIDLEAVSAFAEGDRVFHQKFGYGHVMGIEGDKLDIDFEKAGAKKVVARFVVAAHQADDIPF is encoded by the coding sequence ATGAGCCAGATCGATGAAAGCGAAGCCTTCGAGGCGGCCGTGCCGCTCAGCCAGCGCGCCATGGCCGCGCGCCCACGTCCCTATATCGACGAGCTGAATCCGGCGCAGCGTGCGGCGGTTCTGGCGCTGGATGGACCGGTGCTGATGCTGGCCGGGGCGGGCACCGGCAAGACGAAGGCGCTGACGGCGCGAATCGTGCATCTGCTCGATTCGGGAAAGGCGCGGCCGAACGAGATCCTCGCCGTGACCTTCACCAACAAGGCCGCGCGCGAGATGAAGGACCGGGTGGCCCGCCTTCTGGGGCAGGTCGAGGGCATGCCCTGGATGGGCACCTTCCACGCCATCAGCGTCAAGATCCTGCGCCGGCACGCCGAACTGGTGGGGCTGAAGTCGAACTTCACCATCCTCGACACCGACGACCAGCTCCGGCTGCTGAAGCAGCTGATCGTCGCCGCCAACATCGACGAGAAGCGCTGGCCCGCCCGGATGCTGGCCGGCCTCATCGACCACTGGAAGAACCGCGCCTGGACGCCGGCCAAAGTGCCCGCCTCGGAGGCGTCGGCCTACAACAACCGCGGCACCGAACTCTACGACCAGTATCAGCAGCGCCTGCGCGAGCTGAATGCCACCGATTTCGGCGACCTGCTGCTCCATGTGCTGACGATCTTCCAGTCGCACCCCGACGTGCTCGAGCAATATCGCCGCTGGCTGCGCTACATCCTCGTGGACGAATATCAGGACACGAACGTCGCGCAATATATGTGGCTCAGGCTTCTGGCGCAGACGCACCGCAACATCTGCTGCGTGGGCGACGACGACCAGTCGATCTACGGCTGGCGCGGGGCCGAGGTGGGCAACATCCTGCGGTTCGAGAAGGATTTTCCCGGCGCGCAGGTGATCCGGCTCGAACAGAACTACCGCTCGACCCCGCATATCCTCGCCGCCGCCTCGGGCATCATCGCGGCCAATGCGGGCCGGCTCGGCAAGACGCTCTGGACCGAGCGGCAGGAGGGCGAGAAGGTCCGGCTGATCGGCCACTGGGACGGCGAGGAAGAGGCCCGCTGGATCGGCGACGAGGTCGAGAGCTTCCAGCGCGGCCGCGGCGGCCTCGGCCCCTTCCGTCTCGATGACATGGCGATCCTCGTGCGCGCCAGCCACCAGATGCGCGCCTTCGAGGACCGGTTCCTGACCATCGGGCTGCCCTATCGCGTCATCGGCGGCCCGCGCTTCTACGAGCGGCTCGAGATCCGGGATGCGATGGCCTATTTCCGCCTCGCCGTCAGCCCGGACGACGATCTGGCCTTCGAGCGGGTGGTGAACCAGCCGAAGCGCGGACTGGGCGACAAGGCCCAGCAGGAGATCCAGCGTGAGGCCCGCGCCCATGGCACCTCGCTTCTCGAAGGCGCGCGCAGCCTTCTGGCCCGCGGCGGCATCGGCGGGAAGGGGGCGGGGCAGCTCCGCGCCTTCGTCGACGGCATGGACCGCTGGCACGGCACCACGCTCGACCGCGACCATGACCATATCCGCCTCGCCGAGCAGATCCTCGACGAGTCGGGCTACACCGCCATGTGGCAGGCCGACAAGACGCCCGAGGCGCCGGGCCGGCTCGAGAACCTCAAGGAGCTGGTGAAGGCGCTCGAGCAGTTCGAGAACCTGCAGGGATTCCTCGAGCACGTCGCCCTCATCATGGAGAACGAGACCGAGGAATCGGTCGACAAAGTCACGATCATGACGCTCCACGCGGCCAAGGGGCTGGAGTTTCCCGTCGTCTTCCTGCCGGGCTGGGAGGACGGGCTGTTCCCGTCACAGCGCGCGATGGACGAGACCGGCCTCAAGGGGCTCGAGGAGGAGCGGCGGCTGGCCTATGTCGGCATCACCCGTGCCGAGCAGCTCTGCACCATCTCCTTTGCGGCCAACCGCCGGGTCTATGGCCAGTGGCAGAGCCAGCTGCCGTCGCGCTTCATCGACGAGCTGCCGTCCGCCCATGTCGAAGTGCTCACCCCGCCGGGCCTCTATGGCGGCGGCTACGGCGCGGCCGGCATGGCCTCCTCGCTGGAAGCGCAGGCCCTGCGGGCCGATGTCTACGATTCGCCCGGCTGGAAGCGGATGCAGACCCGTGCCGGCGGCCGCCCGATGGCCCAGCCGCGCGAATCGCGCCATGTCACCATCGACCTCGAAGCCGTCTCGGCCTTCGCCGAGGGCGACCGCGTCTTCCACCAGAAGTTCGGCTATGGCCATGTCATGGGAATCGAGGGCGACAAGCTCGACATCGATTTCGAGAAGGCGGGAGCGAAGAAGGTCGTGGCCCGCTTCGTGGTGGCGGCGCATCAGGCCGACGACATCCCCTTCTAG